One window of Candidatus Mycobacterium wuenschmannii genomic DNA carries:
- a CDS encoding crotonase/enoyl-CoA hydratase family protein — translation MSDPVRVERNGPVTTVIIDRPGARNAVNGPTAKALYEAFEEFDRDDSAAVAVLWGDHGTFCAGADLKAFGTPDANAVHRTGPGPMGPSRMVLSKPVIAAVSGYAVAGGLELALWCDMRVAEEDAVFGVFCRRWGVPLIDGGTIRLPRLIGQSRAMDMILTGRAVDAAEALSIGLANRVVPKGNARKAAEQLALELSGLPQQCLRADRLSALHQWGQSEADALDYEFASISRVAAEANEGAGRFAAGAGRHGAKA, via the coding sequence ATGAGCGACCCAGTGCGGGTTGAACGCAACGGCCCGGTGACCACCGTCATCATCGATCGGCCCGGGGCGCGCAACGCGGTCAACGGCCCTACCGCCAAGGCGCTCTACGAGGCCTTCGAGGAGTTCGACCGTGACGATTCGGCTGCGGTCGCCGTGCTCTGGGGTGATCACGGAACATTCTGTGCCGGTGCCGATTTGAAGGCCTTCGGTACCCCGGACGCCAACGCGGTGCACCGCACCGGGCCCGGTCCGATGGGACCGAGTCGAATGGTGTTGTCCAAGCCGGTGATCGCCGCGGTCAGCGGCTATGCGGTGGCCGGGGGGCTGGAACTCGCCCTGTGGTGTGACATGCGGGTCGCCGAGGAGGACGCCGTGTTCGGCGTGTTCTGCCGGCGCTGGGGCGTGCCGCTGATCGACGGCGGCACGATTCGGCTGCCGCGGCTGATCGGGCAGAGCCGGGCGATGGACATGATCCTCACCGGCCGCGCCGTCGACGCCGCCGAGGCCCTTTCGATCGGGCTCGCCAATCGCGTTGTGCCCAAGGGAAATGCGCGCAAAGCCGCCGAGCAACTCGCGCTGGAGCTCTCCGGGCTGCCGCAGCAGTGCCTGCGGGCGGACCGGTTGTCGGCGCTGCACCAGTGGGGGCAGTCCGAAGCCGACGCGCTGGACTACGAGTTCGCCAGCATCTCGCGGGTGGCGGCCGAGGCAAACGAGGGCGCGGGCCGGTTCGCCGCCGGCGCGGGCCGGCACGGCGCCAAGGCCTAG
- a CDS encoding FAD-dependent monooxygenase gives MPFDVLISGGGIAGPSLAYWLTRHGHTVTIVEQAAELRTGGQAVDFRGPAITVLEKMGLLAQVQAGATSMGPLILVDSRGNEVAQLPSEVVSGEIEMHWGTFARILYETVHHDVDYRFGVRVTAADDDAQRVKVTFSDGSSGSYDIVVGADGLHSGLRRLAFGPEQDYVTQLGQCFGFFDIENRLRQDHCGMAYIDSGRTAALQAIHADKPARASLFLNDPRIDFDYRDTEGNKRLFAERFAGMGWQVPHVLADLAKAPVVYFDSIAQVHMDSYARGRVCLTGDAAWCASPRSGMGTTLALVGSYVLAHELGSAEGDYAAAFDRYQRLMMPYVERCQKVALQALKADRYSSGWRATLRNTALQLLRIPAVGRFVARQSLATARSFTLPDY, from the coding sequence ATGCCTTTCGATGTTCTGATCAGTGGCGGCGGTATCGCCGGACCGAGCCTTGCCTACTGGCTCACCCGCCACGGCCACACCGTGACGATCGTCGAACAGGCTGCCGAACTGCGCACCGGCGGGCAGGCGGTCGACTTTCGCGGGCCCGCCATCACCGTGCTGGAGAAGATGGGCCTGCTCGCACAGGTGCAAGCCGGCGCCACCAGCATGGGCCCGCTGATACTGGTCGACAGCCGCGGTAACGAGGTCGCGCAACTGCCGTCCGAGGTGGTCAGCGGCGAGATCGAGATGCACTGGGGCACGTTCGCCCGCATCCTCTACGAGACCGTGCATCACGACGTCGATTATCGCTTCGGCGTTCGGGTTACGGCCGCCGACGACGACGCGCAGCGTGTCAAGGTGACCTTCAGCGACGGATCCTCCGGCAGCTACGACATCGTCGTCGGAGCGGACGGCCTGCACTCCGGGTTGCGCCGACTGGCGTTCGGTCCCGAGCAGGATTACGTCACCCAGTTGGGTCAGTGCTTCGGTTTCTTCGACATCGAAAACCGGTTGCGGCAGGACCATTGCGGTATGGCATATATCGACTCGGGCCGGACCGCGGCGTTGCAGGCCATCCACGCCGACAAGCCGGCCCGGGCCAGCCTTTTCCTCAACGACCCGAGGATCGATTTCGACTACCGCGACACCGAGGGCAACAAGCGACTGTTTGCGGAGCGGTTCGCCGGCATGGGGTGGCAGGTTCCGCACGTTCTCGCGGACCTCGCGAAGGCGCCGGTGGTGTACTTCGACTCGATCGCCCAGGTGCACATGGACTCGTACGCGCGCGGACGGGTATGTCTGACCGGCGACGCGGCGTGGTGCGCCTCGCCTCGCTCGGGCATGGGCACCACGCTGGCCTTGGTCGGCTCGTATGTGCTGGCCCACGAATTGGGTTCAGCCGAAGGCGATTACGCGGCAGCGTTCGACCGTTACCAGCGGCTGATGATGCCGTACGTCGAACGGTGCCAGAAGGTTGCTTTGCAGGCGCTGAAGGCCGACCGCTATTCGTCGGGGTGGCGGGCCACGCTGCGCAATACCGCTCTGCAACTGTTGCGCATCCCGGCGGTCGGCAGGTTCGTGGCCCGGCAATCATTGGCCACCGCGCGGTCGTTCACGCTGCCGGACTACTAG
- a CDS encoding DUF3060 domain-containing protein, protein MRTYNSRVVVAAGALAVLAAAGCTHSGNNGPAPSSTSPTSSSAAPSTTSTGAQFDIGNTVNYGSMGTTTSLDCGDGKSLNVGGSNNTLTVKGTCGTVSIGGADNKITIDKIDKQLNVVGFNNTITYRDGEPKVDNLGSGNTISKSG, encoded by the coding sequence ATGCGCACGTACAACTCTCGCGTGGTTGTGGCTGCGGGCGCCCTGGCCGTGCTCGCGGCGGCGGGCTGCACGCACAGCGGCAACAACGGCCCGGCTCCGTCGAGCACCTCCCCCACGTCGTCGAGCGCCGCCCCGTCAACCACCAGCACGGGCGCGCAATTCGACATCGGCAACACCGTCAACTACGGATCAATGGGCACCACAACGTCTCTCGACTGCGGCGACGGCAAGTCGCTCAACGTCGGAGGGTCCAACAACACCCTGACGGTGAAGGGCACCTGCGGAACCGTGAGCATCGGCGGCGCTGACAACAAGATCACCATCGACAAGATCGACAAGCAGCTCAACGTCGTCGGGTTCAACAACACCATCACCTACCGGGACGGCGAGCCCAAGGTGGACAACCTGGGTAGCGGCAACACCATCAGCAAATCCGGCTAG
- a CDS encoding DUF3060 domain-containing protein, which translates to MNWSIPCRAVAAAALAITFTSAPSGLAKNGDTHITGEGMEQTIDCNGGTLIVVGTRNTVNALGTCWAISVQGSGHTVVADNVIHDITVYGSNESIFYKNGDPAVWDRGRELGMTNRISHVGS; encoded by the coding sequence ATGAATTGGTCGATCCCCTGCCGCGCTGTGGCGGCCGCCGCACTCGCAATCACCTTCACCTCTGCGCCGTCCGGGCTGGCCAAGAACGGCGACACTCACATCACCGGTGAGGGCATGGAGCAGACGATCGACTGCAACGGTGGGACGCTGATCGTGGTCGGGACCCGGAACACCGTCAACGCGCTCGGAACGTGCTGGGCGATATCGGTTCAGGGATCGGGCCACACGGTCGTGGCCGACAACGTCATTCACGACATCACCGTCTACGGGTCCAACGAGTCGATCTTCTACAAGAACGGTGATCCGGCGGTCTGGGACCGCGGGCGCGAACTCGGCATGACCAACCGCATCAGCCACGTGGGGAGTTAA
- a CDS encoding PaaX family transcriptional regulator C-terminal domain-containing protein: MARMTARSVVLSVMLGAHPAWASAAELIRLTDDFDIKETTLRVALTRMVGAGDLVRSADGYRLSDRLLARQRRQDDSMRPQLQPWQGNWTMLIVTSIGTDARTRATLRTTLHQKRFGELREGVWMRPDNLGLELDADARERVRIVQARDEDSAELAGQLWDLEAWARTGRQLVDDMACAGDVPEKFVTAAAMVRHLLTDPVLPDELLPKDWPGQRLRSAYNDFAAELLARRDDIRLVEAT; encoded by the coding sequence CTGGCCCGCATGACCGCCCGGTCGGTGGTGCTGAGCGTGATGCTCGGCGCCCACCCCGCATGGGCCAGCGCCGCCGAATTGATCCGGCTCACCGACGACTTCGATATCAAAGAGACCACGCTGCGGGTTGCGCTCACCCGGATGGTCGGCGCGGGCGACCTGGTCCGCTCCGCAGACGGCTACCGGCTCTCCGATCGACTGCTTGCCCGCCAGCGGCGCCAGGACGACTCGATGCGGCCGCAACTACAGCCCTGGCAAGGGAATTGGACGATGCTGATTGTCACCAGCATCGGCACGGACGCCCGCACCCGGGCGACATTGCGAACCACGCTGCACCAGAAGCGTTTCGGTGAACTACGCGAGGGTGTCTGGATGCGGCCGGACAACCTCGGTCTCGAGCTCGACGCGGATGCCCGTGAACGGGTGCGGATCGTGCAGGCCCGCGACGAGGATTCCGCGGAGCTGGCCGGCCAGCTATGGGACCTCGAAGCGTGGGCCCGCACCGGGCGGCAACTCGTCGACGACATGGCCTGCGCCGGTGACGTCCCGGAGAAATTCGTGACCGCCGCAGCGATGGTCCGCCACCTGCTCACCGACCCGGTGCTGCCCGATGAGTTGCTCCCGAAAGACTGGCCGGGTCAGCGACTGAGGTCCGCCTACAACGACTTTGCCGCGGAACTACTCGCGCGGCGCGACGACATCCGACTAGTGGAGGCGACATGA
- a CDS encoding TetR/AcrR family transcriptional regulator produces MPAEPESPAARSGGGAKGARGARLSREIIVNAALTFLDREGWDALTINALATQLGTKGPSLYNHVDSLEDLRRTVRIRVIDDIITMLNRVGEGRARDDAVLVMASAYRSYAHHHPGRYSAFTRMPLGTGDDPEYTAATRAAATPVIAVLSSYGLDLEQAFYAALEFWSAMHGFVLLEMTGVMDDIDTDSVFSDMVLRLAAGMELRSGAAASDAK; encoded by the coding sequence ATGCCAGCTGAGCCGGAGTCGCCGGCCGCGCGCTCGGGCGGCGGCGCGAAGGGGGCCCGCGGGGCCAGGCTGAGTCGCGAGATCATCGTCAACGCCGCGCTCACCTTCCTGGACCGCGAAGGCTGGGACGCCCTGACCATCAATGCCCTCGCGACGCAGTTGGGCACCAAGGGCCCGTCGCTGTACAACCACGTCGACAGCCTGGAGGACCTGCGCCGCACGGTCCGGATCCGGGTGATCGACGACATCATCACGATGCTCAACCGGGTCGGCGAGGGGCGGGCGCGCGACGACGCCGTTCTGGTCATGGCCAGTGCCTACCGCAGCTACGCCCATCACCATCCCGGCCGGTATTCCGCATTCACCCGGATGCCGCTCGGTACCGGCGACGACCCCGAGTACACCGCCGCGACCCGGGCCGCGGCGACTCCCGTGATCGCGGTGCTGTCGTCGTACGGCCTCGACCTCGAGCAAGCCTTCTACGCGGCGCTGGAATTCTGGTCGGCGATGCACGGGTTCGTGCTGCTGGAGATGACCGGCGTGATGGACGACATCGACACCGATTCGGTGTTCTCGGACATGGTGCTTCGACTCGCGGCGGGCATGGAGTTACGGAGCGGAGCTGCCGCCTCCGACGCCAAGTGA
- the rpsG gene encoding 30S ribosomal protein S7 encodes MPRKGPAPKRPLVNDPVYGSQLVTQLVNKVLLDGKKSLAERIVYGALEQARDKTGTDPVITLKRAMDNVKPALEVRSRRVGGATYQVPVEVRPERSTTLALRWLVSFSKQRREKTMVERLANELLDASNGLGAAVKRREDVHKMAEANRAFAHYRW; translated from the coding sequence ATGCCGCGCAAGGGACCCGCACCGAAGCGTCCGCTGGTCAACGACCCGGTTTACGGTTCGCAGCTGGTCACCCAGCTGGTCAACAAGGTTCTGCTGGACGGCAAGAAGTCCTTGGCTGAGCGCATCGTCTACGGCGCGCTCGAGCAGGCCCGCGACAAGACCGGCACCGACCCCGTCATCACGCTCAAGCGTGCGATGGACAACGTGAAGCCCGCCCTCGAGGTGCGCAGCCGCCGTGTCGGTGGCGCCACCTACCAGGTGCCGGTCGAGGTCCGTCCGGAGCGATCGACCACGCTGGCGCTGCGCTGGCTGGTCAGCTTCTCCAAGCAGCGTCGTGAGAAGACCATGGTCGAGCGCCTGGCCAACGAACTGCTCGACGCCAGCAACGGTCTGGGCGCCGCCGTCAAGCGACGCGAAGACGTCCACAAGATGGCCGAGGCCAACCGCGCCTTCGCTCACTACCGCTGGTAG
- a CDS encoding deoxyribonuclease IV: protein MLIGSHISPQDPLATAAAENADVVQIFLGNPQSWKAPKPREDAAELKAAALPIYVHAPYLINVASANNRVRIPSRKILQQTCDAAADIGAAAVIVHGGHVTEDDDLDEGFLRWRKALDQLETKVPVYLENTAGGDHAMARHFDIIARLWDHIGDAGVGFCLDTCHAWAAGEGLVDAVDRIKAITGHIDLVHCNDSKDSAGSGRDRHANFGTGQIDPELLVAVVKAANAPVICETAEEGRKDDIAFLREKTSA, encoded by the coding sequence GTGCTCATCGGTTCACACATCAGCCCGCAGGATCCGCTGGCCACCGCGGCCGCCGAGAATGCCGACGTCGTGCAGATCTTCCTCGGCAACCCGCAGAGCTGGAAGGCCCCCAAACCGCGTGAGGACGCCGCGGAACTCAAGGCCGCGGCCCTGCCGATCTACGTCCACGCGCCGTACTTGATCAACGTCGCATCGGCGAACAACCGCGTACGCATTCCGTCTCGCAAGATTCTGCAGCAGACGTGTGACGCCGCCGCCGACATCGGCGCGGCCGCGGTGATCGTGCACGGCGGGCACGTCACCGAAGACGACGATCTCGACGAGGGCTTCCTGCGCTGGCGCAAGGCGCTCGATCAGTTGGAGACGAAAGTCCCTGTCTACCTTGAGAACACTGCCGGCGGCGACCATGCGATGGCCCGCCACTTCGACATCATCGCGCGACTGTGGGACCACATCGGCGACGCCGGTGTCGGCTTCTGCCTCGACACCTGCCACGCCTGGGCGGCGGGGGAGGGGCTCGTCGACGCGGTGGACCGGATCAAGGCCATCACCGGACACATCGACCTGGTGCACTGCAACGACTCCAAGGATTCAGCCGGCTCCGGCCGTGACCGGCACGCCAACTTCGGCACCGGGCAGATCGACCCCGAACTGCTGGTCGCCGTCGTCAAGGCCGCCAATGCGCCGGTCATCTGCGAGACAGCCGAAGAGGGCCGCAAGGACGACATCGCATTCCTGCGGGAGAAGACGAGCGCCTGA
- a CDS encoding crotonase/enoyl-CoA hydratase family protein has protein sequence MTHAIRPVDFGNLKTMTYEVTDRVARITFNRPEKGNAIVADTPLELSALVERADLDPAVHVILVSGRGEGFCAGFDLSAYADRTGSAGGTGAYNGTSLDGKTQAVNHLPNQPWDPMIDYQMMSRFVRGFSSLLHADKPTVAKIHGYCVAGGTDIALHADQVIAASDAKIGYPPTRVWGVPAAGMWAHRLGDQRAKRLLLTGDCITGAQAAEWGLAVEAPDPKDLDERTERLVERIAAVPVNQLIMVKLALNSALLQQGVATSRMVSTVFDGVARHTPEGHAFVADAVEHGFREAVKHRDEPFGDAGRQASQV, from the coding sequence ATGACACACGCGATCCGGCCGGTCGATTTCGGCAACCTGAAGACGATGACCTACGAGGTCACCGACCGGGTTGCGCGAATTACCTTCAACCGGCCCGAAAAAGGCAACGCGATCGTCGCCGACACTCCGTTGGAGCTGTCGGCTCTGGTCGAACGTGCCGACCTCGACCCGGCAGTCCACGTCATCCTGGTCTCGGGCCGGGGCGAAGGATTCTGCGCTGGATTCGACCTCAGCGCGTACGCCGACCGCACCGGCTCGGCGGGCGGCACCGGCGCCTACAACGGCACGTCGCTGGATGGAAAAACCCAGGCGGTCAACCATTTACCGAATCAGCCGTGGGATCCGATGATCGACTACCAGATGATGAGCCGGTTCGTGCGCGGCTTCTCCAGCCTCCTGCATGCGGACAAACCGACGGTGGCCAAGATCCACGGTTACTGCGTGGCCGGTGGCACCGACATCGCGCTGCACGCCGACCAGGTGATCGCCGCATCGGATGCCAAGATCGGCTACCCGCCCACCCGCGTCTGGGGCGTGCCCGCGGCAGGCATGTGGGCTCATCGACTGGGCGACCAGCGCGCCAAACGCCTTCTGCTGACCGGTGATTGCATCACCGGCGCGCAGGCCGCCGAATGGGGTCTGGCCGTCGAGGCGCCGGACCCGAAGGACCTCGACGAGCGCACCGAGCGCCTGGTCGAGCGAATCGCCGCCGTGCCGGTCAACCAACTGATCATGGTCAAGCTGGCGCTGAATTCGGCACTGCTGCAACAGGGTGTGGCGACCAGTCGGATGGTCAGCACGGTGTTCGACGGGGTGGCCAGGCACACGCCCGAGGGCCATGCGTTTGTTGCCGACGCCGTTGAGCACGGCTTCCGCGAGGCGGTCAAGCATCGCGACGAACCATTCGGCGATGCTGGCCGGCAGGCCTCACAGGTCTAA
- a CDS encoding extracellular catalytic domain type 1 short-chain-length polyhydroxyalkanoate depolymerase: protein MRHRIAILLGVVLLLAGCAVVHPKPPSGFVDGASIHTLKAGNHERVYRLHKPAGLNGSSSLVVVLHGGFGSAEQAERSYGWDQLADSAKFVAVYPDGVKRAWNVNGGGCCGRPATENIDDVGFITAVVADVSKHIGIDASRVYVTGMSNGGIMAYTLACNTTLFAAIGPVAGTQLDACRTPHPVSVMAVHGTADPNIPYGGGPGHGFAHISGPAVPELNALWRKVDQCKPPTETTDGPVTVSTAGCAEGRSVALVTVADGGHHWPDFATAKLWEFFAGHHR, encoded by the coding sequence ATGCGTCATCGGATCGCGATCCTGCTGGGCGTCGTGCTGTTGCTGGCCGGATGCGCGGTCGTGCATCCCAAGCCGCCGTCGGGGTTCGTCGACGGCGCCAGCATCCACACCCTCAAGGCCGGCAACCACGAGCGCGTCTACCGACTGCACAAACCCGCCGGCCTCAACGGCTCTTCGAGTCTCGTGGTGGTGCTGCACGGCGGCTTCGGAAGCGCCGAGCAAGCCGAAAGGTCTTACGGCTGGGACCAATTGGCTGACTCGGCGAAATTCGTCGCGGTCTACCCCGACGGCGTGAAGCGGGCCTGGAACGTCAACGGCGGTGGCTGCTGCGGCCGGCCGGCGACGGAGAACATCGACGATGTCGGCTTCATCACCGCCGTAGTCGCGGACGTGTCCAAACACATCGGCATCGACGCGTCACGGGTCTACGTCACCGGCATGAGCAACGGCGGCATCATGGCTTACACGCTGGCCTGCAACACCACGCTGTTCGCCGCGATCGGCCCGGTGGCCGGCACTCAACTGGACGCGTGCCGGACGCCGCATCCGGTGTCCGTGATGGCGGTGCACGGCACCGCTGACCCGAACATCCCCTACGGCGGTGGACCCGGCCACGGGTTCGCGCACATCAGCGGCCCGGCGGTACCGGAGCTGAATGCGTTGTGGCGCAAGGTCGATCAGTGCAAGCCGCCCACAGAGACGACGGATGGCCCGGTCACCGTCTCGACCGCCGGATGCGCCGAGGGGCGCAGCGTCGCGCTGGTCACCGTCGCCGATGGCGGCCATCACTGGCCCGACTTCGCCACCGCCAAGCTCTGGGAGTTCTTCGCCGGCCATCACCGCTGA
- the rpsL gene encoding 30S ribosomal protein S12, translating into MPTIQQLVRKGRRDKVAKVKTAALKGSPQRRGVCTRVYTTTPKKPNSALRKVARVKLTTGVEVTAYIPGEGHNLQEHSMVLVRGGRVKDLPGVRYKIIRGSLDTQGVKSRKQARSRYGAKKEKS; encoded by the coding sequence ATGCCAACCATTCAGCAGCTGGTCCGCAAGGGTCGCCGCGACAAGGTCGCCAAGGTCAAGACCGCGGCCCTCAAGGGCAGCCCGCAGCGCCGTGGCGTGTGCACCCGCGTGTACACCACAACCCCGAAGAAGCCGAACTCGGCGCTTCGTAAGGTCGCGCGCGTCAAGCTGACGACGGGTGTCGAGGTCACCGCCTACATTCCGGGCGAGGGGCACAACCTGCAGGAGCACTCGATGGTGCTGGTGCGTGGCGGTCGTGTGAAGGACCTGCCCGGTGTGCGGTACAAGATCATTCGCGGCTCGCTCGACACGCAGGGCGTCAAGTCCCGCAAGCAGGCCCGCAGCCGTTACGGCGCCAAGAAGGAGAAGAGCTAA
- a CDS encoding acyl-CoA dehydrogenase family protein, whose amino-acid sequence MPDTHVVSNQVPLLEEHNPASSPVLMEALIREGGQWGLDEVTAVGAISGSKQTQRWGELAQRNRPILRTHDRYGNRVDVVEFDPAYHELMKVAIEHGLHGGPWADDRPGAHVVRAAKMGVWTAEPGHVCPISMTYAVIPALRFNPELAATYEPLLTSRHYDPELKLATTKVGITAGMSMTEKQGGSDVRAGNTEAVPNGDGTYRLTGHKWFTSAPMCDIFLVLAQAPGGLSCFFLPRVLPDGSLNRMLLQRLKDKLGNNANASSEVEYDGATAWLVGEEGRGVPTIIEMVNLTRLDCTLGSATSMRTGLTQAVHHAQHRKAFGEYLIDQPLMRNVLADLAVEAEAATMVAMRMAGATDNAVRGDETEALLRRIGLAASKYWVCKRATPHAAEAMECLGGNGYVEESGMPRLYREAPLMGIWEGSGNVSALDTLRAMATRPECIEVLFTELAKSAGQDVRLDRHVEQLRPQLGDLESIQYRARKVAEDICLALQGSLLVRHGHPAVAEAFLATRLEGQWGGAFGTMPAGLDLAPIIERALVKG is encoded by the coding sequence ATGCCAGATACCCATGTCGTCAGTAACCAGGTGCCGCTGCTCGAGGAGCACAACCCGGCGTCGTCGCCGGTGCTGATGGAGGCCCTGATCCGTGAGGGTGGGCAGTGGGGCCTCGACGAGGTCACCGCGGTCGGTGCCATCTCGGGTTCGAAGCAGACGCAGCGCTGGGGTGAGCTGGCGCAGCGCAACCGGCCGATCCTGCGTACCCACGACCGCTACGGCAATCGGGTCGACGTGGTCGAATTCGACCCGGCCTACCACGAGCTCATGAAGGTCGCGATCGAGCACGGTCTGCACGGCGGGCCCTGGGCCGACGACCGACCGGGCGCACACGTGGTCCGCGCGGCCAAGATGGGTGTCTGGACTGCCGAGCCCGGGCACGTCTGCCCGATCTCCATGACCTATGCGGTCATCCCCGCGCTACGGTTCAACCCCGAACTCGCCGCGACCTACGAGCCGCTGCTCACCAGTCGGCACTACGACCCCGAATTGAAGCTGGCCACAACCAAAGTCGGCATCACCGCCGGCATGTCGATGACCGAGAAGCAGGGCGGCTCGGATGTCCGCGCCGGCAACACCGAAGCCGTGCCGAACGGCGACGGCACCTACCGGCTGACCGGTCACAAGTGGTTCACTTCCGCGCCGATGTGCGACATCTTTCTGGTGCTGGCCCAGGCGCCCGGCGGGCTGTCTTGCTTCTTCCTGCCGCGCGTGCTGCCCGACGGCAGCCTCAACCGGATGCTGCTGCAGCGCCTGAAGGACAAGCTCGGCAACAACGCCAACGCCTCCAGCGAGGTGGAGTACGACGGCGCGACGGCATGGCTGGTCGGCGAGGAGGGTCGCGGCGTGCCGACCATCATCGAGATGGTCAACCTCACCCGGCTGGACTGCACGCTGGGCAGTGCCACCAGCATGCGCACCGGCCTCACCCAGGCGGTACATCATGCCCAGCACCGCAAGGCATTTGGCGAATATCTGATCGATCAGCCGCTGATGCGCAACGTGCTGGCCGACCTCGCCGTCGAGGCCGAGGCCGCCACCATGGTTGCGATGCGGATGGCCGGTGCCACCGATAACGCCGTGCGCGGCGACGAGACCGAGGCGCTGCTGCGCCGAATCGGCTTGGCCGCCAGCAAGTACTGGGTGTGCAAGCGCGCGACGCCGCATGCGGCCGAGGCCATGGAGTGTCTGGGCGGTAACGGCTACGTCGAGGAGTCCGGCATGCCGCGGCTCTACCGCGAGGCCCCGCTGATGGGCATCTGGGAAGGCTCGGGCAATGTGAGTGCGCTGGATACCTTGCGCGCCATGGCAACTCGCCCCGAGTGCATCGAGGTGCTATTCACCGAGCTGGCCAAGAGTGCGGGCCAGGACGTGCGGCTGGACCGTCATGTCGAGCAGCTTCGCCCGCAGCTGGGCGACCTGGAATCCATTCAGTACCGGGCCCGCAAGGTTGCCGAGGACATCTGTCTGGCGCTGCAAGGCTCGCTGTTGGTGCGCCACGGTCACCCGGCCGTCGCCGAGGCGTTCCTGGCGACCCGACTGGAGGGCCAGTGGGGCGGCGCGTTCGGGACCATGCCCGCCGGGCTGGATCTCGCGCCGATCATCGAGCGTGCTCTAGTAAAAGGATGA